The Phaseolus vulgaris cultivar G19833 chromosome 10, P. vulgaris v2.0, whole genome shotgun sequence DNA window CACAACAAATTTGCCCAAAAATTCTCTCAAAACATGGTTCATTAATCTCATAAAAGTGCTTGGGGCATTTGttagcccaaatggcatcacacGCCACTCATACAAtccatattttgttttaaaggaAGTTTTCCATTCATCCCCCTCCCTAATCCTAATTTGATGGTAACCACTTCTTAAGTCAATTTTTGAGAATATACAAGCACCGTACAGTTCATCCAATAAATCATCTAACCTGGAATAGGGTGTTTATACTTGATGGTAATGTTATTGAGTGCTCTACAATCTGTGCACGTCCTCCAAGAACCATCCTTTTTAGGCACCAAAATAACAGGAACAACATAGGGGCTCATGCTCTCTTGTACCCATCCTTTGTTCATCAGTTCTTCTACTTGAGTTTGGATTTCCTTTGTCTCTTGAGGGTTGCTTCTATAAGCTGGCCTATTAGGCAAAGATGCTCCTGGAATAAGGTCAATGTGATGTTCAATTCTCCTTAGGGGTGGGAGTCATCTAGGAACATCACTTGGAAACACATCCTAGAATTCCTGCAACAAAGAATCAACACTaggaagaaaattaatttgattagaATGGTCAGCAACCAAAGTGTTGTTTTTGCAATAAAGTAAGTAAAGGGGTTTGCTAGAAAGTAGCGCTTTTTCACTTCATTCACTTTCAGTAATCCACTCATTTTTCTCTCATGTGTTTCACTCTTGCTCTGTTTAGGTGTTTCActcatctctcttttctcttggactctcttttctctcaatttGATTTGATCCTCACACACCTCTCTAGGAGATAAGGGTTTGAGAATGATCTTCTTATTATTCGGCATGAAAGAGATTTTACTGGTGAAACCATCATGAATAGCCTTGGTGTCAAACTGTCACGGCCTCCCTAACAAAATGTGAGTTGCCTCCATTGGAACCACATCACACAAGACATTTTCATTATATTGTCCTATGGATAGGTGCACCTACACTTGCTTACTCATTGTCATCTCTCcatcttcactaagccattgaagcTCGTATGGCCTTGGGTGCGGTTTTGTCTCCAAATTCAATTTGGTAACTGGTCTTGAGCTAGCTACATTGGTGCAACTTCCTCCATCAACTATGAGTGAACATATTTTCCCTTGAATGGAACATCTAgtatggaaaaatattttccctttgggtTTGGTCCAAAGCTTGCATTTTGCTTCCTAAAAGCCTTCAAATCATCAACAAATCACCCTCTAATGCATCCAACTCCACCTCTACATCCtccttctcttcttcacttgaacGTTCACTGTCTATTTGTCCATTTGATAACATGTacatagttttttttgttggaCATTCTGCAGCATAGTGTCCCCTTCCTAAGCATTTGAAACATTTTACATCACTTGTCTTCCTTTTAGGTGGTGAATTATTATATCTATTAGATGACTTCCCACTTAAAGACATGGCTGAACTTGAGGGAACTCCTTTATCCTTCATTGCCTTATTCTTCCAGTTGGAATTATTATCATTGTTATAACTCCTCCTCATGATTCCTTTCCTCTTGAGTAGCTGTTCTACTTGGTTAGCCTTGTGCAACAAGTCCTCAATGTCAACATACTCTTGCAGCTCCACAACATCCCTAATATCGTAGTTCAGTCCATTCAAAAACCTTGCCATGATTGCTTCGTTTACTTCATTCATTCCAGCTCTAATCATGGTTACCTCCATCTCTTTAaaatactcttccacacttttATTTCCTTGAGTCATTCTTTGGAGCTTGAGTTGCAAATCCCTATTGTAGCTTGCTGGAATATATCTCTTCCTCATAATCCTTTTCATTTTTGTCCAAGATTCTACCATGGGTTCTTCCTATCTAGTTTTGTCCCTTTGGTATTTATTCCACCaagttaaagcataatctgaAAATTCAGTTGCTGCCAACTTCATCTTCTGCTCCTCATTATACTCATTACAAGCAAACACATGCTCTACTTTAATTTCCCACTCCAAGTAAGCATCAGGATCACTTTTCCCATTGAATGTgggaatatttaattttattccatcAATTCTCAGAGTTCTTTGTTCTCcctcattttctcttttcctCCTCTTATCTCCTCCTCTATTTTCTAGATTTACTTGTTTTGCTTGCTCCATTGGATCCAACCTCTCATGGAGTCCATCACTTTGTTGTTTCATTATCCTTTCCAAGTGTTTTGTTAAGGCTTGCATTTGTAGTTGAGAAAGTCCACTATCTGACGATTCCCCTGCCATGCTCAAGTAAACAGATTACAAATAACAATAAGTTTGGGTCTCCCACCACTTTCTCACGTGTTTACACTCAACATTCGTGTTTCACACAATaaggttttttttaatgatCACACTGCCTTTTACCACTCTTTCTCTACTTAAGGTTCTTACAAGAATCAAGCAATCAATAATCCAGAATCACTTTCAAAGGTAGCAAtcagaatcaattaaaaataatagtacaTAACCAAATAGTGAAGAACAATTTCACTATCAACAAACAAGCAAGACAATTAAAACACAACAAGCAAAACAATatatagagaaaataaaatatgtagacATGACACTTTTAGAACTTTTAACAAACACCAAGTATGCACTGAATAAGAgctattttttctgttttcctcttgtgctttttttttctatttctgttttcctcttcttcttccttttttttttcttttttctatttcttctttttcttcttctttttccgtttcttctttttttttaaataaaatgaacagtACCGTGAACAGTACCCGTGAACAATAACCGTGAACAGTAATGAGgacaaaaaaacaaacaaaaacagGATGCACAATTATATTATGACTCAAACCTTTGCTCTGAATACCAActgatatgaatccaaatagaaatgacaataaaattgggaatttagggttacagaacggaataaattcaaaacagtaGCAATAGAAACTTGGTTAAAGGAAGGCGCCgcaaacaaagtttgataagcttaaggatgatcgccacaagaattggtggattcttgataagatcgcaagatgcagggaaaaaccctagcagagaaacactctctaaaattgtcaaaatattcGTTCCTCTATTCTGAGTTCCAATAGTGTATAAATTACAAGTTTAGCTAGaggtcttttcttgtttgtaagaaaataagacgAAACTACAATCCTTATATTTCAAGAAGGATCATTTGCCCGAGTGGTTAAGTTGATACTTTCCATCTGGTACCACATGCATTTTTTCGCTGATCATGCCTTATATGAATAAACCTCAAGTCATGCCTTCCTGGGGCCcacttacgtggcccattaACTCGACCAGACCACCGAGTTGACCTGCTTGACTCAGGCGCTGATGTCCGATCACTGAGCACTGCTCTGGtccggtacacaagccccctagtctcgagtTGAGCTTGCTTCAACGGAGAGACTATTGAGTGCTCTGGTGGCTAACAACAGTTTCTCAGGGGGTAGGTGATAACCCAATAAACCTCAACTAGCTTAGGCCAATGTATGCCTTAATTAACTGATGGTAATATAACGGACAACATTATCAACGTAATGCATTTGATTAAGCATGGTAAATCATAGTGCTCTCGAAGAAGCTATATTATGGACGATTTGTACCTTCTGGCCGCAAAGGAAGTTTCACCTGTTCGAGCACTAAATAGCTACATGAGCAGGGAATTAATTTGGTCGCGCATGACTTTTTTGAACTTGGAAAATTTAACcgctttcctcacacatccttCCTCGAGATCACGGGTGACCTAAGCCTCTGACCTGGGGCCGATCTCTACACCAAGTTTGCCCTTAAATGGCATTTTGTGGCTTAGAGTGTCTGACTTGAGTGTTACACACTAAGTCTAATCTTAACACCTTCGTGTTGCAACTATACCCCCACAAGGTTTTCTTGCTTCTTTTCCACAAAGTGCTCGATCTCGGATGGTTTCACCAATATCGAGGTAGGTTGCTCTTTATATCTTTAGTTGCGAGCTTCTTAGCTACCGCTAATTGCGATTTAGTACCTCCTGAACTCAGAATCTTACTAAGACAAGTTATCTTTGCTAGCTTAAGCAAAACAATCTTAGTCATGGCTAGCTACGATTCTGGGCACGCGAGTTCAGAGTCTTACTGAGCTTGGGTCGTTCCATCTGAATCACCATATACATATACACTCCTATCcttggaatcttaccaaggAAAGGTcatctttcttgggataagccACATAGGCACTTCTTTCATATCTTTTTCCTTTAGGACATCTGACCTGGGTGTCAATTCACACGCCATGTCTATCATATTAATGCCTTTTGCTTGGAGTTAGCTTACAACACCAAGTCTCCTTTTCAATATTGAGGTAGGTTGGCTTACCTGCGCTCTGATAAGTAATTTAGTTGGAGTATATGACTTGAGTGTTGTTTACACTCCAAAGTCTACTCTACAACCTCGAGGTAGGTTAGCATACCCTAACCTCGGATAGATAACTTTAAACTCACTTGGAGTTGTGGCAAACAGAACTTCAGAACACCTGAACTCAAAACTTACTCTGACAAAGGTCGTCTTGCCTTATAACACATACTTAGGGCGCCTGAACTCATAATCTTTTACCAAGAAGAGATCAGGCTCAGGGGACTTCTCTGGCATACTTCTTTCGTTGGGAGGCGGTACATCCTCCTCCCAAAAAACCCCCAAAGATCATATTAACCTCCCATGAACCGGCACCTCATGCCCCTAATCTCCTGCTGAGGCTACCGACGTCGGGGTTTCCTGATTTTCTTATAGGTATTCCTTCAAAAAACCATCCCTCACCAACTCCTCTAGTTGGTGTTTGAGTGCTAAGCAGTTGGGCAGGTTGTGGTCGAAGGCTTGGTGGAATTCACACCAAGTGTTCTTACTTGGTCCCAATCTTTTGTCGGTCTTTGGAGGTGACTTCAGCTTATCGGCCACGTTGGGGATACCGATCATCTCCTTGAGGTCTATTTTGAAGTTATGCCTTATGGGCGCGCCTTCCCTTGTTCATGCCTTGGTCTGATGCTTTCTCGACTCGTATGGCGCCTGCCTAGCCGGGGGTTTCTTCTCTGTCGTAGCCTCGTGCACCGTCATGGGTTGAGGACGACCAATTCCCCGAGGTCTTGTTGGTCCAATGCTTCCACGTTTTTTCGTCACCTCTTCCTCTACGTCGATGTTGGAAAGTGAATCTCACTAAACGTCTTTGGACGACACCTTATCAAAGAATCACTGAAAGGTCCTGATAACATTCCCCGCCTGAAGGTGTGCACCATCATGGCTTCGTCTTTGGTGAGCAGCTTTACCACCAGTGCCCCAAACCGGTTCAGGAAGTCTTTCAAGGGCTCTCCCTGGTATTGTTTCACATTGAAGATATCGAAGGAGATGGGGGGAGGGGGGAGCCCGGTTGACGATGAATTGTTCCCTAAACAATTTTGAGAACTGGTCGAATGAAGTGATGTGTCCATCGGGGagactgatgaaccagtccaacgtTGTGCATATCGTTAGTTCCTCTCGAGATCATCATTAGGGTGTGGAAGGCCGTGATGTGGGCCTCCAGGTCTTCGATACTCGTAAAGGTGATTTTTGGAGTCATAAAGTTGGTGGGTATTATCGCATTCATGATTGCCTGGGAAAAGGGCATGGGGCGAGCCCTAACTGGAAAGGGCGGGACTTGCTCCCCCGTCGTGCGCTACCCCATACGTTGCAGATCTCTGCACAGTTCTTCGTTGGCCCTACGCAACTCTTCATTTCCTATTCGTTATGCGTCTAGATCAACCTAGAATCGATTCTGACTGGCTGTCTGTTCGGCCTGAACCTTAGCCAGAATTTTGTCCTGATCATCCTTGGACGTTACCACTGTTTGTTGAAGAGTGTgaatggtctccatgagttgttgcatggtgacATTGTCGCCTTCCTCAAGTGTAGTTGCACCCTGTCTCATATTCCTCATGTTGTTAGATGGCTTGTAACGCAACTGTGGAtgggacctagttttatcgggccccacggtgggcgccaaatgttcttgtcgATTGACCTAGTCACcggttgacttcaaaggcaagCGGTGGCTCCTCTTATTTCCGATGGATTTTGTGCTTCCTCTTGGATGTTGGAAAGCgactccgttgaaacagagggggccctacctgttgattgcactccaacgatcaagtcagttcaGGGCTTATAGAAACAATGAGTAAGTAAATAGTTTCAAGcttagaaacggtgtacctttACCAGGAATCTCAACTCCCTTTTATAGAATACTTTAGGTTACGTCATTGTAACGACCCTTATCTCTAGTAAAATTAGGTTTACTGGGAGGACAATCTGTTACTttgttacacaatcttagcacAACAACTGCACAAAATCTTCCTCTTTAgagtgcataatcttaacagcatggttgtcagggtaccaactcatgtacaaGCACTATGGGGCTCATATGTTCTGTAGGTGCCCTAATCCTTTACGTATGATGCATGCAACTTCCCCTGAAAACCCTAGCACTCTTGGGTCTTGGCGTCTTCATGGAATATTTTGTGCTAGACCCGATTGTACTATACACACCTCATGCACGAACTTTCTCATAGACTAGGCCTTTCTTATATACAGGTTTCAACACACGCATCTCTGGGGTCCCACTTGTGTAGCCCACTATCGCGACCAGACCACCAAATCAACCTGCTCCACAAGTGTCGATGTCCGAAGTCTGGTCCAGTACAAATAGTCTGTTCATCTTTAAATTAAATGacgtaatttttaaattaggttGTCATATTTGTTTGCTTTTACTAAATGTCAGAGtttcatgtttttttaaacatgttcttttttatctattttagcTTTCCAGTTAGATTTCAGTGTTTCAGATTTGTGATCTTACCAACTTAAATTTTTATCATATGAATtagattaattttaatattttttaaataatttatttatattattttttattattaaaatattacaccattaattttattaaaaatttaaaatcattttcatgtattaaaaataaaaaagttatgttTAATctgttaattatatataataaaaaattattttctaagaATTCACTCattctttcattgtatataataaaaaaatatttataaaaattattcaattaaaaaatatttttaattattgttcctgcctgttgaccgagAAGATCTTCGTGCGTTGCTTTGACTTGTGTATCGATAACTCCTTCGCCTCCGATTCAAATCTTCACCCTACAccgccgtgagtacctgaaaaagagtgagcaaagggcgccctcgcggccgtttgcactccgacgatcaagtcagcaagcagaaaacaccaaacacctccgtatcggagcaccgtaactgaatgctctgaaggtgtgTAACTGAATTGTAACtaacttctctctctctctccaatcaCTCGTGCGTACAGTGAGTAAGCGAGCAAATGATTAGAGTCTGTGTGAAATCTGTAAAATTTACCTTACTAAGCTTTCagagaagcttatataccttgggtttcagtgcttactgccacgtggccTTTCTAACTTAACCgcaactccacgtggaaggccttacgacactgtaacccaacttagggaaattccagcgtgtaagtcttccttcctcgaagtgcatctggcgcgaggggtgactacctgggtgccaactcatgcgccccaacttctagtcactcgcccagggagtgtatctgccttcctctcgtaccacgcacatggttcacccctgggcgtggccctctcctgggtcgtatctatcccagggaTTCTTctgaggtggcgtgggtacttcacgagtcaggttactccccACTGGTACCgggactatggccttgaagccacctttctcttctctttattactattatgaggtaccggggcccgaggcctcctcgccCGTACCGTGGCCTCTTACTGTGCCGCCCCCTCTACGGTtttccctacccgtgggtatcggggggtgacatTATCGACGTCTgaacctggcgacgccctcacctggcGACGCCGAAAGTGGTCAATCtattgactttcttccttggggccccttggtgggtcccaccgtatgtttgactttgactttgactttgactttgactttggtcaacgcccggggacgggtcggtacacaagcccccaagtcttgagctgacaattgttttcagcgaaaagactaagactaaggcctcgccctactGTCCACGTGGCACTTCtgatgacgtgacattctctgcaCAGTTGACATGACACTCTCTGTTATGGTGACGTAGTCACGCTTTAATCTCTTAACACGTGACCCAATCGCACGGCCACAACTTAACGCCTCTCGCGCTCTTCAAGTTTACGTTATATCTTTCAAAAACGCGCGCTCCAGTTACTCTTTCATCACTTTTCACATTCTCTtacactgttcatcttctcaaaGCTTCCGCTGCATTCTCTCTTCAAACCTCAAATCTTCCTTAActcgatcatcaaaaggtatgatttttatccTTCGATGGCTCTTTCTCTTGACTTTTTATGTTAATATCACTGCCTGGATCTGTTTATTTCCTTCGCACTTGcacttttcttcttcatttctctGTTTGCCCTCTTCTCAATCTCTCACGTGGGTAGGGTTTTTCCTAGGGTTTCTTCCCCTTTTCACCTTAAACCTCATTTGCTAAACCCTTTCTCTTCTTTATTCTTCAGCTTTTCTCAATGGCGCGTACAAAAATGACTGCCAATCCTCCACCTCTAAGGGTCAACTATAAGGCCCTTTACCCTTGGGCCTTCGACGAGTTGCTCTCGGAGTGCTCGAGCCTAACCTCCATGAAGGATTGGAGAGACCACATCGGCGACCTAAGCGTCTACCAACATCGCGCCTTTGCTAGGAGGCACGACGTGGATATCTCTGTGCTTCCCTGCACCCCAAGCGAACCTGTCTGTGGGGAAGAGAGGTCCAACAACGGGAtaccatttttcttcttctaccaAACCGTCTTCAAGCGCATTGGGATGCGCTTGCCTTTTTCTGGGTTTGGAAGGGAACTTCTCACGGAGATTAATGTTGCCCCAGCCCAGCtacatcccaacagttgggctttcgtcaaggccttCGGGATCTTGTGTGGGTACTTCGGGCAACCTCCCTCCGTCGACATCTTCCTACATTTCTTCGAAGTCAAGAAATAAGGGAAAAGCCTCTAGGTGAGCTTCAGTGGCATCGCCAAAAGAGTCCTCCTTTCCCtattccagcaatcttacagaGGCTGGAGgggaaaattcttcagggtgtgctgctCTGAGCACGACCATGCTGCtctggatggcttccccctgtACTGGGTGCGAGAAGTCAAGCTGACCAAACCCAAGTCCTTAGATGAGTTGCCCTCGACTGATCGAGAGGTTTGTCAAATTCTGGCCAGCGTGGGGGTCCTCGACACCTCTATTCTGATAAGTCGTGAATACGACGCTGAAGCCCTCACCCGTTACATAAGTACGAGAATCACCCTCTTTAACTATTTACTCTCTGCTTCTGCTTGTTTTTGCTTGTACATGAATTATCTGCTTTTCTCATGCAGCAACTTAGCTTGTGCCTAACTCTTACTGTGTTTGTCTTCTTGATGCAAATTCAAAGATGGATAAGAGCAGGAGATGGAAACTCGCCCAAGCTTTGAAGTCTAAGAGTGAAGCTTCGTCCAAAGGGATTGGGGATTCCATACCTCCAACCTCTGAAACCGCTCCCACCTCCCTAACCTTTCGCCCCCAAAACCCACCTCCAACAACAACTCCCCAAACTCTTCCCTCTCCAATTCACCCCCCAAACTCACCACCTCCTATCGCGGCCATGCCCCTTGCCTTGGCCGAAACTACTGCTGTaccagccccccttgacaaaggtaAAGGGGTGGTGGTGGTGCCTTCTGAGGGTGAGGAGGAGTCTGCTGAAGGACAAGTCTTCAAGAGAAGAAGGATCACCCAGGCTGTCCCCCAGGCTGTCTCCTCCACATCTTCCTCAAACCATGGTGCTGATTCTCTAAGGGAGCACCCTCCAAGCGCCACCTCACCTCCACAACAAATGGCCTTGGAGGGCGGGGTCGAATCTGAACCTGCTCAAGCTGCATCTTCACCAGAGCTTCCTCCACCAGTCCAAGAAATGTTGTGGGGTTACTTCCACAAGATTTCCCCAGGGAGCCAAGATGAGGGAGCTAAGAAGGAAGGCATGAACTTCTATCTTGGCGCCTTCATGGCTTGTGCCAACACTTGGTGCGACCAAGCCAAGGCCAAAGCTAGCGAGGCCTCCGCCCTTCAAGCTCTAGAGAAGGAATGCGCTTCTctgaaggaggagaaggaaGCCTTGGCACGTCGCTGGGCCCACCAAGAGGAGGCCTACAAGGACTCCTTGAGGATGGCTCAGAAGGCCGAGGAGGAAGCTAGCAAAAGACTGCACGAGGCGGAGCAAGCCCATGCTGAACTCCTGGGGCAAATGGTTCCTCTTCGCGTGCAGGTCGCGGACCTCAAAGACGCAGTGGAAACTTCTAAGGCTCAACAGAAAAAACTTGAAGACCACTGCGTCGACCGAGAGCAGAAACTAGCCAAGACCGAGGCAGCACTTGAGGCCAAGGCGAACACTTGTGACTTACTGGAGGCCGAAAACACAACGCTGCGAGCAGAGATGATTAAGGCTCTAGAGGTTAGAGAACAAGAACTGGTCACAGCTGTAGCGGCCAAAGATGAGGAGCTGGCCTCACAAGCAAAACACTTCCAAACAACAAAGGAGAGGCTGGTCCAAGAAGCTGCGACTGCGTTCACCGACGGGTTTGCTGAGGCTCTTGCCCATG harbors:
- the LOC137814713 gene encoding DNA-binding protein EMBP-1-like, yielding MDKSRRWKLAQALKSKSEASSKGIGDSIPPTSETAPTSLTFRPQNPPPTTTPQTLPSPIHPPNSPPPIAAMPLALAETTAVPAPLDKGKGVVVVPSEGEEESAEGQVFKRRRITQAVPQAVSSTSSSNHGADSLREHPPSATSPPQQMALEGGVESEPAQAASSPELPPPVQEMLWGYFHKISPGSQDEGAKKEGMNFYLGAFMACANTWCDQAKAKASEASALQALEKECASLKEEKEALARRWAHQEEAYKDSLRMAQKAEEEASKRLHEAEQAHAELLGQMVPLRVQVADLKDAVETSKAQQKKLEDHCVDREQKLAKTEAALEAKANTCDLLEAENTTLRAEMIKALEVREQELVTAVAAKDEELASQAKHFQTTKERLVQEAATAFTDGFAEALAHAAYANPGINVSDCNPFNEIVEGKIVPLEAPED